Sequence from the Stenotrophomonas sp. 364 genome:
GACCATCGGGCCGATGGTCAGGTTGGGCACGTAGTGATTGTCCATCACATCGAAGTGCACCCAGTCCGCACCGGCGGCGAGCACGTTGTCCACCTCCTCCCCCAGGCGGGCGAAATTGGCGGACAGGATGGAGGGGGCGATGATGCAGTTGGACATGGCCGGGGCCTTCAGTACTTGGAAAGGGGCGCCCTGCGCGCGCTCAGCGCTTGCGCAGGGTCTTGATGCGGTCGTAGGCGGCGTTGAGCTGGCGCGACTTGCGCTCGGCCTGCTGGCGCAGCTCCGGGGCGGCGCCGACCACCTTGTCGGGGTGGTACTGGGACATCAGCCGGCGGTAGGCCAGGTCGATCTCGGCGTCGGTGGCCTCGGAGGTCAGCCCCAGCTCGCGGTAGGGGTTCTCCTTGTTCAGGCGGAACCAGTCGGCGTCGAAGGCATGCCCGATCAGCAGCCCGACCACGGCACCAAACAGCGGATTGGGCCTGAACAGCAGGGCCCCGGCGATGAATCCGAGCAGTTTTCCGTACCAGCGCATGGTCGTCTGGGCGGCCGTGGCAACAAAGGAGCCTCATTTTACGTCACAGCGGGCCCAACCCGCTTTACACTAGGCCGCCCGCTGTCTGTGCGGGCCCTCAGGGTCCCTTGGACGGCTGTCATGACAAGCCCCAGGAGTGCCCGTGCCGACCACGTTGTTGCAATCCGATCTCCCCGGCCTGCCCTTGCGCCATCGCGGCAAGGTGCGTGATGTTTTTGACATTCCGCGCGACCGGCTGCCCGCCGGCACGCCGCCGGGGGACTACCTGCTGATGGTCGCCACCGACCGTCTGTCGGCCTTCGACGTGGTGCTGCCCGATCCGATCCCGGGCAAGGGCGAAATGCTCTGCCAGGTATCGAACTTCTGGTTCGCCAAGACCGCCCACCTGATGCCCAACCACCTGACCGGCATCGACGTGGCCAGCGTGCTGCCCGAGGGCGTGGACCCGGCCCTGTACGCCAAGCGCGCGGTGGTTACCCGCAAGCTCAAGCCGGTGCCGGTGGAAGCCATCGCCCGCGGCTACCTGATCGGCAGCGGCTGGAAGGATTACCAGCGCACCGGCAAGGTCAGCGGCATCGACCTGCCCGACGGCCTGCGCCAGGCCGAGCAGCTGCCCGAGCCGATCTTCACCCCCTCGACCAAGGCCGCCGTCGGCGACCATGACGAGAACATCGATTTCGATGCAATGGTGAAGGCCGTCGGTGCCGACCTCGCCGAGCGCGTGCGTGATGCCACCCTGCGCATCTACAAGTTCGCCGCCGACTACGCCCGCGAACGCGGCATCATCCTGGCCGACACCAAGTTCGAGTTCGGTACCGATGAAGACGGCCGCCTGTACATCATGGACGAGATGCTGACCCCGGACTCCTCGCGCTATTGGCCGGCCGACGAGTACGAGGTGGGCACCAGCCCGCCGAGCTACGACAAGCAGTTCGTGCGCGACTACCTGGAGACGCTGGACTGGGGCAAGACCGCCCCGGGCCCGAGCATCCCGGCCGAGATCATCGAGCGCACCCGCGCCAAGTACGCCGAGGCGCTGCAGCGCCTGGCCGGCATCTCGGTCGACTGATTCGCCTGCGCCCCCGGCTGTGATGGCCGGGGGTCCCCGCGTAGAGTCGACCGTTGGTCGACTGCCGCGGACGTTGGTCGCCTATCGCGTGCAGCGCGAGGGGATCGTCTGGGCGAGGAGCAGCCGACCAACGGTCGGCTCTACCTACTGGGCCGGAGCGCGAGGGGATCGTCTGGGCGAGGAGCAGCCGACCAACGGTCGGCTCTACCTACTGGGCCGGAGCGCGAAGGGATCGTCTGGGCGAGGAGCAGCCGACCAACGGTCGGCTCTACCCGCCGGGGCGGTATGCTGTGCCGATCCTGGGAGGGAACATGACCACCACCACCGTCGCGCGCCCGATCGACCGCTACTTCGCCAGCTATTCCGACGACCACCGCAATGTGCTGAACCAGCACATCCACGTGGTGGCGGTGCCGGCGATCCTCTGGTCGGTGGTGGCCCTGCTGTGGTGCCTGCCGCCGCTGGTCACCTGGTTCCAGAACGGGATCTGGTCGGCCTTTGCGATGTTCGCCGCGTGGTGCTTCTACAACCGGCTGTCGCGCTCGCTGGGCATCGGCATGCTGGTGCTCCTGTTCGTGTTCGGCTGCCTGTGCCGCCTGCTGGAGGCCGAGATCGGGCTGCATAACCTGATGTGGGTGGCCATCGGTGTGTTCGTGGTGGCCTGGATTGCACAGTTCATCGGCCACAAATTCGAAGGGCGCAAGCCGAGCTTCCTCACCGACCTGACCTACCTGCTGATCGGGCCGGCGTGGGTGGTGGCCAAGCTGTACCGGCGGTTGGGCGTGGCTTATTGAGGTGCCCCGTGCCGACCCACGGTCGGCACCTGCCCGGTGTTTCAGCACCTACCCGGTTTTTGGCACCTCCCCGGTTTTTTCTGAACGAAAACGATGCTCACCGCCGCGCGACGCGGGCGCGTCCAACATCGCCGTGAGCGGCTGTTCGCAGCCATCCGGCGTTCATCTTCGTGCAGGGCGCAGGCCCTGCGGTTACTGGCTTCAGACCCCTTCGAGGGGCCAGATCCGGCAAAGTCGACAGCGTTGTTCCATACGCCCGTCAGCGGTCTCGAATGGGCACGACACGAGGGTGGAAAAAATGAATCGCGCACGTTACATGCAATTGATGGCGTATTCGGGTGTATCGGCAGCAATTGTCGGCCTGTTAGACTGAACGGCCTGCTCGTGAATCGCGTATTCCCTGCATGAATCCCAGCCTGCTCCTGCTGCTCGCCCTGCCCTTCCTGATGGCCGTGGCGGTCGCCTCATTCCGCCGCACCTCCCGCTCCACGGCCGCCTGGTTGGCCGCGGCCGCCCCCTTGGGTGGGCTGGCGCTGCTGGCGACCATGACCCCCGAGATCCTCGCCGGGGGCGTCGTGCGCAGCTTCGGCGACTGGTTGCCGCAGATCGGCCTGGCCTTCTCGCTGCGCCTGGACGGCCTGGCCTGGATGTTCGCCGGCCTGGTGCTGGCCATCGGCGCGCTGGTGGTGATGTACGCGCATTACTACCTGAGCCCGCGCGACAGCGCCCACCGCTTCTACTGCTACCTGCTGCTGTTCATGGGCGCCATGCTGGGCATGGTGCTGTCGGGCAACCTGTTGCTGCTGATGGTGTTCTGGGAAATGACCAGCATCAGCTCGTTCCTGCTGATCGGCTTTTGGTCGCACCGGCAGGACGCCCGCGAGGGCGCGCGGATGGCCCTGGTGGTCACCGGCGGCGGCGGCCTGGCCCTGCTCGGCGGCGTGCTGCTGATCGGCCGCATCGTGGGCAGCTTCGAGCTGGATGCGGTGCTGGCCAGCGGCGATCTGATCCGTGCCAGCGCGCTGTATCCCTACGCGCTGTTCCTGGTGCTGGCCGGCATCTTCACCAAGAGCGCGCAGTTCCCGTTCCACTTCTGGCTGCCGCACGCCATGGCCGCGCCCACCCCGGTGTCGGCCTACCTGCACTCGGCCACGATGGTCAAAGCCGGGGTGTTCCTGCTGGCGCGGCTGCATCCGGCGCTGTCGGGGACCGAACTGTTCTTCTATACGGTCAGCGGAATCGGCGCGATCACCCTGCTGATCGGCGCCTGGAACGCGATCTTCCAGCATGACCTGAAGGGCCTGCTGGCCTATTCGACGATCTCCCACCTGGGCCTGATCACGATGCTGTTCGGGCTGTCCAAGCCGATGGCCGTGGTCGCCGGCGTGTTCCACATCCTCAACCACGCCACGTTCAAGGCCTCGCTGTTCATGGCCGCGGGCATCATCGACCACGAGACCGGCACCCGCGACATGCGCAAGCTGGGAGGCCTGCGCCGGTTGATGCCGTTCACCAGCGCGCTGGCGATCATCGCCTCGCTGGCGATGGCCGGCATTCCGCTGCTCAACGGCTTCCTGTCCAAGGAGATGCTGTTCGCCGAGGCACTGGCTGCGGGCGGCCCGGAGACCATGCGCCTGGCGATGTCGATCGCCGCGCTGCTGGCCGGCGTGTTCGGCGTGGCCTACAGCCTGCGCTTCGTGCATGACACCTTCTTCGGCAAGGGCCCGCACGACCTGGACCGCGTACCGCACGAGCCCCCGCGCTTCATGAAGGTGCCGGTGGAGATCCTGGTGGTGGTGTGCGTGGCGGTGGGCGTGGCCCCGGCCATCACCATCGCCCCGGTGCTGCACGCGGCCGCCTCTTCGATTCTGGGCCCGGCGATGCCGGCCTACAGCCTGTCGGTGTGGCACGGCTTCAACACGCCGCTGATGATGAGCATCGCCGGCGTTGTTGGTGGCATCGCGCTGTACTTCGGGCTGCGCCGGTTGATCAACCTGCATGCCGTGGTGAGCCGCGCGATCGGCCGCAACATCTTCCACACCCAGCTGGACCTGGTGTTCGGCTTCGCCCACCGGCTTACCCAGGCGCTGGCCAACGGCAGCCTGCAGCGCATGCTGATGGCGCTGGTGGTGGTGGCCATCGTCGTCGCGCTGGCCCCGTTCGTGGCCAACCCCGGGTCGCCGAACTGGCCCTCGCCGCAGCCGATCCCCCTGCTGGGCTGGGCGCTGTGGCTGGTGATGATGGCCTGCGCGGTCAGTGCGCTGTTCGTGTACCGGCAGCGCCTGCTGGCGGTGCTGGTGATGGGTGGCGTGGGCCTCATGGTGTCGCTCACCTTCGTGTTCCTGTCGGCCCCGGACCTGGCGCTGACCCAGCTGCTGGTGGAAATGGTCACGCTGGTGCTGATGCTGCTGGGCATGAACTACCTGCCCGCCCAATCGGCGCCGGAGCATTCGCGCTGGCGCAAGCGCCGCGATGCCCTGATCGCGATCATCGGCGGTGGCGGTCTGGCGGCTGCGGCCTATACCGCGATGACCCTGCCGCCCAACACCATGGCCGGCGAGCTGGTCGCGCGCGCCCTGCCCGAGGCGTATGGGCAGAACGTGGTCAACGTCATCCTGGTGGACTTCCGCGGCTTCGATACCTTCGGTGAGATCACCGTGTTCGGTATCGCCGCGCTGGTGGTGCACGCCATGCTGCGGCGCTCGCGGATGGCGCCGGAGCAGATCATGCCCGGCCCGCCGATCAAGCTGCCGGTGCCGGCCGATCTGGCGCAGATCATGTTCCCGCTGACGCTCACCGTGTCGATCTTCCTGTTCCTGCGCGGCCACAACGCCCCCGGCGGCGGCTTCATCGCCGGCCTGGTGCTGGCGGTGCCGCTGCTGATCCAGTACGTGATCCAGGGCACTACCTCGGTGGAGTCGCGCTTCGGTTTCGACTACATCCGCTGCATCGGTGCCGGCCTGCTGATCGCCATCGTCAGCGGCAGTGCGTCGATGCTGTTCGGGGTGCCGTTCCTGACCAGCGGCCACCTGGACCTGCACATCCCGCTCATCGGCGAGGTCCCGCTGGCCAGTGCCATCGGCTTCGATACCGGCGTGTACCTGGTGGTGTTCGGCGGGGCGATGCTGATCCTGTCGATGATGGGCACCATCAAGCCGTCGCGTACGCGCAATGCCCGCAAGGGCGAGATCGATCCCAACCGTCGTTCGGCAAAAACAGGGGAGATGCACTGATGGAACTGGCCCTGGCAAGCGCCATCGGCGTACTCGGCGCGATCGGCATCTACCTGCTGCTGCGCGCGCGCACCTTCGACGTCATCCTGGGCATGACTTTCCTGTCCTACGCCACCAATCTGCTGATCTTCGCCGGCGGTCGGCTGGTGACGGGCAAGGCGCCGGTGCTGCGCGAGGGCATCGACAGCGATCTCGGCAACTACACCGACCCGCTGCCGCAGGCGCTGGTGCTGACCGCGATCGTGATTGCCTTTGCGATGACCGCGGTAAGCATCGTGCTGGCCATGCGCAGCCGCAGCGACAACCACAGCGACCACGTCGACGCGCATGAGGAAGCCCAGGACACCGCGCCGGCCGATACCACGCCAGGGCGGGAGGGCAGCGCATGAACCATGCGGTGATCCTGCCCATCCTGATCCCGCTGTTCGGTGCGGCCTGCTCGTTGTTCGTCGAACACCGTCGTTATGGCCCCAAGGTGCAGCGTACGGTGGCGTGGACCACGCTGGCCGCTCTGGCCGCGGCGGTGGCGCTGCTGTTCGCGCAGACCGCCGATGGCAGCATCGCGGTGTACCTGCTCGGCGACTGGCCCTCGCGGCTGGGCATCGCGCTGGTGGCCGACCGGCTGTCGGCCTGGATGCTGGTGACCACGCTGCTGCTGGCCATCCCGTGCCTGCTGCATGCGTGCTCGGGCTGGGACCGGCGCGCGCCGCACTTCCATGCGCTGTTCCAGTTCCAGCTGGTGGGCCTCAACGGCGCCTTCCTTACCGGCGACATCTTCAACCTGTTCGTGTTCTTCGAGGTGATGCTGATCGCCTCCTACGGCCTGCTGCTCAGCGGCGGCCGCGGCCTGCGCATGCGCATCGGCCTGCACTACGTGGTGTTCAACGTCACCGCCTCGACCCTGTTCCTGATCGCCCTTGGCCTGCTGTACGCCTCGCTGGGCTCGCTCAACATGGCCGAACTGTCCCAGCGCATCGCCGAGGTACCGGCCACGCACCTGGTGCTGGTCAAGGCCACCATGGGGTTGTTGCTGCTGGTGTTCTGCAGCAAGGCCGCGCTGATGCCGCTGTACCTGTGGCTGCCCGAAGCCTATGCGCGTGCCCCGGCGGCGGTGGCTGCGCTGTTTGCGATCATGACCAAGGTGGGCCTGTACGCGGTGCTGCGGGTCAGTTCGCTGTGGTTCGGCGAGGGTGCGGGCCCGATGGCCGGGTACGGCAGCGACTGGCTGCTGTGGGCGGGCGTGGCCACGCTGGTGCTGGGTGGGCTGGGCGTGCTGGCCGCAGCGCGGTTGCGGGTGATGATCTCCTACCTGGTGGTGGTGTCGGCGGCAACGCTGTTCATCGCCTTCTCCGTGCGCACGCCCGAGGTGCTCTCCGCCGGCCTGTACTACCTGCCACACAGTACGTTCGTGGCGGCCGCGCTGTTCCTGATTGCCGACCTGATCCGCCGCCGCCGCGGCGGCGCCAGTGACAGGAAGGAAATCATCGCGCCGATGCCCGGCAAGCAGACCCCGGCGGTGCTGTTCCTGATCGGTGCCGTGGCCGTGGCCGGTCTGCCGCCGCTGTCCGGCTTCCTGGCCAAGGCCGCCTTGCTGGCCGGCATGCCCGCGCAGTACACCGCCGTGGTCTGGACCGCCGTGCTGGGCAGCAGCCTGATGGTGATCGTAGGCATCACCCGCGCCGGCATCCGTCTGTTCTGGCGCGTACCGGTGCAGGAAGACGGCGTGCCACCGCCGCGCAAGGCCCCCACCCGCACGGTGGAACTGTTCGCCGCCGCGCTGCTGCTGGTGTATGGCATCGCCATGAGCCTGTTCGCCGGCCCGCTGATGCAGCACACCGATGCGATGGCCACCCAGCTGCTGCACCCCGCCGAGTATGTGGGCGAGCTGCGCGCCACCACGCCGGAGATCCGCCAGCCATGACGCGCAAACCCTCGCTGTACAAGCGCCTGATTCCCTCGCCGTCGCTGAGCGTGATGGTGGTGGCGTTCTGGCTGCTGATGTCCGACAGCTTCACCCTCGGCCAGTTCGTGCTGGGCATGCTGCTGGGTTTGGTGGTGCCGCTGTTCGCCGCGCGCCTGGACCGCGAGTTTGCCCGCATCGGCTCACTCCGGCCGGTCCCCAAGCTGCTGTGCGTGACCCTGTGGGACATCCTGGTGTCCAACATCCGCGTGGCGATCCAGGTGCTGGGCCCGGAACGCCGCATCCACCCCGGCTTCATCTGGTTGCCGCTGGACATCGCCAACATCCACGGCATCGCCGCGCTCACCAGCATGATCACGCTGACCCCGGGCACGGTATCGGCCGCGTTGTCCGATGACCGCCGCCACCTGCTGGTGCACGTGCTGCACCTGGACGACCCGGACGAACTGATCCGGCAGATCAAGCACCGCTACGAAGCCCCGCTGATGGAGATCTTCCCATGACCGGTTACACCTTCATCCAGACCACCATGGTGGTGTGCATGCACGTGGTCGGGCTGGCCATGCTGCTGGCCACCTGGCGCCTGCTGCGCGGCCCCACCGTGCCCGACCGCATCCTGGCACTGGACACGCTGTCGGTGACGGCCATCGCCGAGCTGATGCTGTTTGGCATGTACCTCAATTCGGCGGTGTACTTCGAGGCGGCGCTGATCATCGCCATGCTCGGCTTTGGCAGCACGGTGGTGCTGAGCAAGTTCGTGCTGCGCCGGGACATCGTGGAATGATCACCTTCATCCAGATCGTGCTGTCGATCCTGCTGCTGTTCGGCTGCTTCTTTATCCTGGTGGGCGCGCTGGGGCTGGTGAAGCTGTCGACCTTCTTCAAGCGCCTGCACGCTCCCACCAAGGCCAGCACGCTGGGCGTGGGCTGCGTGCTGGTGGGGTCGGTGTGCTACCACATCTTCCTGGGCCAGGACCCGCAGCCGCGCGAGCTGCTGATCACCGTGTTCCTGTTCATCACCGCGCCGATCAGCGCGCACATGATGGCCAAGGCCGCGTTGTCGCTGATGATGGAAAAGCGCCCTAGCCTGCCCGGCCATGAAACCGCCAAGGAAGAACAGCTGCCGCCGCCGCGCCCGGAAGGCGAACAGACCCGGTAGAGCCGACCGTTGGTCGGCTGCTCTTCGGCACGATGCGCGCTGCCGACCAACGGTCGGCTCTACCGGGCGTGGATTGGAGCAGCCGACCAACGGTCGGCTCTACCGCCAGGGCGCGGCGCCGCCGACGCGGCCTCTCAGCCGCCCCAGACCAGCGCCAGCTCCAATGCCACCCACCCCAGGAACGCCACCAGCAGCACGCCGCCTTCGCGGCGGCTGATGGTCAGGTCGCCACGCAGCATCGGGTACAGCACCAGCACGAACGCGATCGCCGCCGGCAGCTCCAGGCGCACGAACGACGCCGGTACCACCAGCGGGCGCAGCGCGGCCATGCCGCCCACCACCACCAGCAGGTTGAACAGGCTCGAGCCGATCACATGGCCCAGCACCATGTCGCCCTGCCCGCGCCGTGCCGCAGCGACCGCCGCCGCCACCTCGGGCAGCGCGGTGCCAATGGCCACCGGCAACAGGCCCACCAGCAACGGCGACCAGCCCAGCCCCGCGCCGAACACCGGCGCGGCCTGCACGATCCAGCGCGCGCCGTAGTACAGGCACAGCCCCGCGAAGACCACCCGCAGGACGTTGAGGAACAGGCCGGTACGGGTCATCGCATAGCCGGCGATGGCCTCGCGCACGGGCTCCGATTCCAGCCGCGCGCGGCGCAGCACGAACACCAGCGACGCCACGAAACCGAGCAGCAGCAGGCCGCCCTCCCAGCGCGTCACCACGCCGTCCAGGCCGAACACGATCAGCGCCAGGCTCGCCACCGCCACCAGCACCAGCAGCGGCGACAGCAGCCGTGCGCGCACCAGCAGCGGGGCCGCCAGCGCGGCCAGGCCCAGGGTCAGGCCGACGTTGACGATATTGCTGCCCACCGCGTTACCCAGCGCGAGCTCTTCGGCTCCCACCACGAACGCACGCGCGTTGACCACCAGTTCCGGCAGCGAGGTGCCGAAGGCCACCAGCAGCAGCCCGGCCATGAACGGCGAGGCGCCGAAGCGCTGGGCCAGGCCGGAGGCCGCCTTGACGATGGAATCGCCGCCCAGTGCCAGCAGCAGCAATCCCAGCAGGAACCAAGCGGTGGCAGCAATCATCGGCATTCCCCAGGCATCAATGGCCCGATTCTAGAGCCAGACCGCACGCAGGGGGTGAGGAATCGGGCGCCCCTCGGCGGAAGCGGCGCGGCCTGACCACGGCGCGCGCCGCAGCAGGCTTACGAGCAGCCTTCGACGTAGTCCACCTGCGGCGTCTGGCCGACCCGCCAGGCGCTGACATTCCCGTCGCCGTTGATCTCGAAGTTGATCAGTGCCCCGCCCTCGGTGGCCGGCCGCACGCGCAGGTTATGGCCCTTTTCATCGTATTTGTGCGGGGTGAGATCGCCGCGGTCGGGGTACAGCGTCTGCAGCTGGCCCAGCGACATGCCGACCTTGCCGCCGCCGGGCGCGGTGATGCGGTCGTTGCGCACGTCGTAGCGGACCAGACGCTTGCCTTCGATCATCAGGATCACATCCTGGGCCTGCGCGCCCTCCGGGCGCAGTGCATGGCAATAGTCGTCCGGCACTTCGCCCTGCAGCGGCGCCTTCCAGGCGGCGCGCACCTCGTCCAGGGTGCTGCCCAGGGTCAGCGGGCCATAGCCATCCAGCCGCGCCGGGCCGGTGGCGGCGGCCGGGTCCTGTGCTGCGGGCGCTGCAGCCGGCGCGGCGGGCGAAGCCGGCGCTGTATCGACCGGCGTCGGCACGGCCGCCTCGGCGTCCT
This genomic interval carries:
- a CDS encoding DnaJ domain-containing protein; this translates as MRWYGKLLGFIAGALLFRPNPLFGAVVGLLIGHAFDADWFRLNKENPYRELGLTSEATDAEIDLAYRRLMSQYHPDKVVGAAPELRQQAERKSRQLNAAYDRIKTLRKR
- a CDS encoding phosphoribosylaminoimidazolesuccinocarboxamide synthase, yielding MPTTLLQSDLPGLPLRHRGKVRDVFDIPRDRLPAGTPPGDYLLMVATDRLSAFDVVLPDPIPGKGEMLCQVSNFWFAKTAHLMPNHLTGIDVASVLPEGVDPALYAKRAVVTRKLKPVPVEAIARGYLIGSGWKDYQRTGKVSGIDLPDGLRQAEQLPEPIFTPSTKAAVGDHDENIDFDAMVKAVGADLAERVRDATLRIYKFAADYARERGIILADTKFEFGTDEDGRLYIMDEMLTPDSSRYWPADEYEVGTSPPSYDKQFVRDYLETLDWGKTAPGPSIPAEIIERTRAKYAEALQRLAGISVD
- a CDS encoding Mpo1-like protein, with the protein product MTTTTVARPIDRYFASYSDDHRNVLNQHIHVVAVPAILWSVVALLWCLPPLVTWFQNGIWSAFAMFAAWCFYNRLSRSLGIGMLVLLFVFGCLCRLLEAEIGLHNLMWVAIGVFVVAWIAQFIGHKFEGRKPSFLTDLTYLLIGPAWVVAKLYRRLGVAY
- a CDS encoding monovalent cation/H+ antiporter subunit A, with translation MNPSLLLLLALPFLMAVAVASFRRTSRSTAAWLAAAAPLGGLALLATMTPEILAGGVVRSFGDWLPQIGLAFSLRLDGLAWMFAGLVLAIGALVVMYAHYYLSPRDSAHRFYCYLLLFMGAMLGMVLSGNLLLLMVFWEMTSISSFLLIGFWSHRQDAREGARMALVVTGGGGLALLGGVLLIGRIVGSFELDAVLASGDLIRASALYPYALFLVLAGIFTKSAQFPFHFWLPHAMAAPTPVSAYLHSATMVKAGVFLLARLHPALSGTELFFYTVSGIGAITLLIGAWNAIFQHDLKGLLAYSTISHLGLITMLFGLSKPMAVVAGVFHILNHATFKASLFMAAGIIDHETGTRDMRKLGGLRRLMPFTSALAIIASLAMAGIPLLNGFLSKEMLFAEALAAGGPETMRLAMSIAALLAGVFGVAYSLRFVHDTFFGKGPHDLDRVPHEPPRFMKVPVEILVVVCVAVGVAPAITIAPVLHAAASSILGPAMPAYSLSVWHGFNTPLMMSIAGVVGGIALYFGLRRLINLHAVVSRAIGRNIFHTQLDLVFGFAHRLTQALANGSLQRMLMALVVVAIVVALAPFVANPGSPNWPSPQPIPLLGWALWLVMMACAVSALFVYRQRLLAVLVMGGVGLMVSLTFVFLSAPDLALTQLLVEMVTLVLMLLGMNYLPAQSAPEHSRWRKRRDALIAIIGGGGLAAAAYTAMTLPPNTMAGELVARALPEAYGQNVVNVILVDFRGFDTFGEITVFGIAALVVHAMLRRSRMAPEQIMPGPPIKLPVPADLAQIMFPLTLTVSIFLFLRGHNAPGGGFIAGLVLAVPLLIQYVIQGTTSVESRFGFDYIRCIGAGLLIAIVSGSASMLFGVPFLTSGHLDLHIPLIGEVPLASAIGFDTGVYLVVFGGAMLILSMMGTIKPSRTRNARKGEIDPNRRSAKTGEMH
- a CDS encoding Na+/H+ antiporter subunit C, with translation MELALASAIGVLGAIGIYLLLRARTFDVILGMTFLSYATNLLIFAGGRLVTGKAPVLREGIDSDLGNYTDPLPQALVLTAIVIAFAMTAVSIVLAMRSRSDNHSDHVDAHEEAQDTAPADTTPGREGSA
- a CDS encoding monovalent cation/H+ antiporter subunit D, coding for MNHAVILPILIPLFGAACSLFVEHRRYGPKVQRTVAWTTLAALAAAVALLFAQTADGSIAVYLLGDWPSRLGIALVADRLSAWMLVTTLLLAIPCLLHACSGWDRRAPHFHALFQFQLVGLNGAFLTGDIFNLFVFFEVMLIASYGLLLSGGRGLRMRIGLHYVVFNVTASTLFLIALGLLYASLGSLNMAELSQRIAEVPATHLVLVKATMGLLLLVFCSKAALMPLYLWLPEAYARAPAAVAALFAIMTKVGLYAVLRVSSLWFGEGAGPMAGYGSDWLLWAGVATLVLGGLGVLAAARLRVMISYLVVVSAATLFIAFSVRTPEVLSAGLYYLPHSTFVAAALFLIADLIRRRRGGASDRKEIIAPMPGKQTPAVLFLIGAVAVAGLPPLSGFLAKAALLAGMPAQYTAVVWTAVLGSSLMVIVGITRAGIRLFWRVPVQEDGVPPPRKAPTRTVELFAAALLLVYGIAMSLFAGPLMQHTDAMATQLLHPAEYVGELRATTPEIRQP
- a CDS encoding Na+/H+ antiporter subunit E, coding for MTRKPSLYKRLIPSPSLSVMVVAFWLLMSDSFTLGQFVLGMLLGLVVPLFAARLDREFARIGSLRPVPKLLCVTLWDILVSNIRVAIQVLGPERRIHPGFIWLPLDIANIHGIAALTSMITLTPGTVSAALSDDRRHLLVHVLHLDDPDELIRQIKHRYEAPLMEIFP
- a CDS encoding K+/H+ antiporter subunit F, whose product is MTGYTFIQTTMVVCMHVVGLAMLLATWRLLRGPTVPDRILALDTLSVTAIAELMLFGMYLNSAVYFEAALIIAMLGFGSTVVLSKFVLRRDIVE
- a CDS encoding Na+/H+ antiporter subunit G is translated as MITFIQIVLSILLLFGCFFILVGALGLVKLSTFFKRLHAPTKASTLGVGCVLVGSVCYHIFLGQDPQPRELLITVFLFITAPISAHMMAKAALSLMMEKRPSLPGHETAKEEQLPPPRPEGEQTR
- a CDS encoding sodium:calcium antiporter, which codes for MIAATAWFLLGLLLLALGGDSIVKAASGLAQRFGASPFMAGLLLVAFGTSLPELVVNARAFVVGAEELALGNAVGSNIVNVGLTLGLAALAAPLLVRARLLSPLLVLVAVASLALIVFGLDGVVTRWEGGLLLLGFVASLVFVLRRARLESEPVREAIAGYAMTRTGLFLNVLRVVFAGLCLYYGARWIVQAAPVFGAGLGWSPLLVGLLPVAIGTALPEVAAAVAAARRGQGDMVLGHVIGSSLFNLLVVVGGMAALRPLVVPASFVRLELPAAIAFVLVLYPMLRGDLTISRREGGVLLVAFLGWVALELALVWGG